One Hordeum vulgare subsp. vulgare chromosome 4H, MorexV3_pseudomolecules_assembly, whole genome shotgun sequence DNA window includes the following coding sequences:
- the LOC123450096 gene encoding germin-like protein 8-5, which produces MASSPTFLLLVALFALISWQAVASDPGPLQDFCVADMHSPVRVNGFVCKNPMDVNADDFFKAAALDKPRVTNKVGSNVTLINVMQIAGLNTLGISIARIDYAPLGQNPPHTHPRATEILTVLEGTLYVGFVTSNLPAPNRNKFLSKVLNKGDVFVFPVGLIHFQFNPNPHQPAVAIAALSSQNPGAITIANAVFGSDPTISDDVLAKAFQVEKNTIDWLQAQFWENNQN; this is translated from the exons ATGGCATCCTCCCCTACCTTCCTTCTCCTCGTTGCTCTTTTCGCCTTGATCTCATGGCAGGCTGTTGCCTCCGACCCTGGCCCGCTCCAGGACTTTTGTGTTGCCGACATGCATTCACCAG TGCGTGTCAATGGGTTTGTTTGCAAGAACCCGATGGATGTCAACGCTGATGACTTCTTCAAGGCAGCCGCCCTCGACAAGCCTAGGGTGACCAACAAGGTTGGGTCCAACGTTACCTTGATCAACGTCATGCAGATTGCTGGACTCAACACCCTCGGCATCTCAATTGCACGCATCGACTATGCTCCTTTGGGTCAGAACCCACCACACACGCACCCTCGTGCCACTGAGATCCTCACGGTACTCGAGGGGACACTGTATGTCGGATTTGTCACGTCCAACCTGCCCGCCCCCAACAGAAACAAGTTCCTCTCCAAGGTGCTCAACAAAGGTGATGTGTTTGTCTTCCCCGTGGGGCTCATTCACTTTCAGTTCAACCCCAACCCCCACCAGCCCGCCGTTGCCATTGCCGCGCTCAGCAGCCAGAACCCAGGGGCTATCACAATTGCCAATGCTGTTTTTGGGTCAGACCCAACAATATCAGATGATGTTCTTGCCAAGGCGTTTCAGGTGGAAAAGAATACAATAGATTGGCTCCAGGCTCAGTTCTGGGAGAACAACCAAAACTAA
- the LOC123450098 gene encoding germin-like protein 8-11, giving the protein MASSCSFLLLAALLALVSWQATSSDPSPLQDFCVADMHSPVRVNGFVCKNPMDVNADDFFKAAALDKPRVTNKVGSNVTLINVMQIAGLNTLGISIARIDYAPLGQNPPHTHPRATEILTVLEGTLYVGFVTSNLPAPNRNKFLSKVLNKGDVFVFPVGLIHFQFNPNPHQPAIAIAALSSQNPGAITIANAVFGSDPAISDDVLAKAFQVEKNTIDWLQAQFWENNHN; this is encoded by the exons ATGGCATCCTCCTGTTCCTTCCTTCTCCTCGCTGCTCTTCTTGCGTTGGTCTCATGGCAGGCCACTTCCTCCGACCCTAGCCCACTCCAAGACTTTTGTGTGGCCGACATGCATTCACCAG TGCGTGTAAATGGGTTTGTTTGCAAGAACCCTATGGATGTAAACGCTGATGACTTCTTCAAGGCAGCCGCCCTCGACAAGCCTAGGGTGACAAACAAGGTTGGCTCCAACGTCACCTTGATCAACGTCATGCAGATTGCTGGACTCAACACCCTCGGCATCTCAATTGCGCGCATCGACTATGCTCCCTTGGGTCAGAACCCGCCACATACGCACCCTCGCGCCACTGAGATCCTCACGGTACTCGAGGGGACACTGTATGTCGGATTTGTCACATCCAACCTGCCTGCACCCAACAGAAACAAGTTCCTCTCGAAGGTGCTCAACAAAGGTGATGTATTTGTCTTCCCCGTGGGGCTCATTCACTTTCAGTTCAACCCCAACCCCCACCAGCCCGCTATTGCAATTGCCGCGCTCAGCAGCCAGAACCCAGGGGCTATCACAATTGCCAATGCAGTGTTTGGGTCAGACCCAGCAATATCAGATGATGTTCTTGCCAAGGCGTTTCAGGTGGAAAAGAATACTATAGACTGGCTCCAGGCTCAGTTCTGGGAGAACAACCACAATTAA
- the LOC123450100 gene encoding germin-like protein 8-5, producing MASSPTYLLLVALFALVSWQAVASDPGPLQDFCVADMHSPVRVNGFVCKNPMDANADDFFKAAALDKPRVTNKVGSNVTLINVMQIAGLNTLGISIARIDYAPLGQNPPHTHPRATEILTVLEGTLYVGFVTSNLPAPNRNKFLSKVLNKGDVFVFPVGLIHFQFNPNPHQPAVAIAALSSQNPGAITIANAVFASDPTISDDVLAKAFQVEKNTIDWLQAQFWENNQN from the exons ATGGCATCCTCCCCTACCTACCTTCTCCTCGTTGCTCTTTTCGCCTTGGTCTCATGGCAGGCTGTTGCCTCCGACCCTGGCCCGCTCCAGGACTTTTGTGTCGCCGACATGCATTCACCAG TGCGTGTCAATGGGTTTGTTTGCAAGAACCCAATGGATGCCAACGCTGATGACTTCTTCAAGGCAGCCGCCCTCGACAAGCCTAGGGTGACCAACAAGGTTGGGTCCAACGTTACCTTGATCAACGTCATGCAGATTGCTGGACTCAACACCCTCGGCATCTCAATTGCACGCATCGACTATGCTCCCTTGGGTCAGAACCCACCACACACGCACCCTCGTGCCACTGAGATCCTCACGGTGCTCGAGGGGACACTATATGTCGGATTTGTCACGTCCAACCTGCCCGCCCCCAACAGAAACAAGTTCCTCTCCAAGGTGCTCAACAAAGGTGATGTGTTTGTCTTCCCCGTGGGGCTCATTCACTTTCAATTCAACCCCAACCCCCACCAGCCCGCCGTTGCCATTGCCGCGCTCAGCAGCCAGAACCCAGGGGCTATCACAATTGCCAATGCTGTTTTTGCGTCAGACCCAACAATATCAGATGATGTTCTTGCCAAGGCGTTTCAGGTGGAAAAGAATACAATAGATTGGCTCCAGGCTCAGTTCTGGGAGAACAACCAAAACTAA
- the LOC123450099 gene encoding germin-like protein 8-11, producing the protein MASSCSFLLLAALLALVSWQATSSDPSPLQDFCVADMHSPVRVNGFVCKNPMDVNADDFFKAAALDKPRVTNKVGSNVTLINVMQIAGLNTLGISIARIDYAPLGQNPPHTHPRATEILTVLEGTLYVGFVTSNLPAPNRNKFLSKVLNKGDVFVFPVGLIHFQFNPNPHQPAVAIAALSSQNPGAITIANAVFGSDPAISDDVLAKAFQVEKNTIDWLQAQFWENNHN; encoded by the exons ATGGCATCCTCCTGTTCCTTCCTTCTCCTCGCTGCTCTTCTTGCGTTGGTCTCATGGCAGGCAACTTCCTCCGACCCTAGCCCACTCCAAGACTTTTGTGTGGCCGACATGCATTCACCAG TGCGTGTAAATGGGTTTGTTTGCAAGAACCCTATGGATGTAAACGCTGATGACTTCTTCAAGGCAGCCGCCCTCGACAAGCCTAGGGTGACAAACAAGGTTGGCTCCAACGTCACCTTGATCAACGTCATGCAGATTGCTGGACTCAACACCCTCGGCATCTCAATTGCGCGCATCGACTATGCTCCCTTGGGTCAGAACCCGCCACATACGCACCCTCGCGCCACTGAGATCCTCACGGTACTCGAGGGGACACTGTATGTCGGATTTGTCACATCCAACCTGCCTGCACCCAACAGAAACAAGTTCCTCTCGAAGGTGCTCAACAAAGGTGATGTATTTGTCTTCCCCGTGGGGCTCATTCACTTTCAGTTCAACCCCAACCCCCATCAGCCCGCTGTTGCAATTGCCGCGCTCAGCAGCCAGAACCCAGGGGCTATCACAATTGCCAATGCAGTGTTTGGGTCAGACCCAGCAATATCAGATGATGTTCTTGCCAAGGCGTTTCAGGTGGAAAAGAATACTATAGACTGGCTCCAGGCTCAGTTCTGGGAGAACAACCACAATTAA
- the LOC123450105 gene encoding germin-like protein 8-5 has protein sequence MASSPTYLLLVALFALVSWQAVASDPGPLQDFCVADMHSPVRVNGFVCKNPMDANADDFFKAAALDKPRVTNKVGSNVTLINVMQIAGLNTLGISIARIDYAPLGQNPPHTHPRATEILTVLEGTLYVGFVTSNLPAPNRNKFLSKVLNKGDVFVFPVGLIHFQFNPNPHQPAVAIAALSSQNPGAITIANAVFGSDPTISDDVLAKAFQVEKNTIDWLQAQFWENNQN, from the exons ATGGCATCCTCCCCTACCTACCTTCTCCTCGTTGCTCTTTTCGCCTTGGTCTCATGGCAGGCTGTTGCCTCCGACCCTGGCCCGCTCCAGGACTTTTGTGTCGCCGACATGCATTCACCAG TGCGTGTCAATGGGTTTGTTTGCAAGAACCCAATGGATGCCAACGCTGATGACTTCTTCAAGGCAGCCGCCCTCGACAAGCCTAGGGTGACCAACAAGGTTGGGTCCAACGTTACCTTGATCAACGTCATGCAGATTGCTGGACTCAACACCCTCGGCATCTCAATTGCACGCATCGACTATGCTCCCTTGGGTCAGAACCCACCACACACGCACCCTCGTGCCACTGAGATCCTCACGGTGCTCGAGGGGACACTATATGTCGGATTTGTCACGTCCAACCTGCCCGCCCCCAACAGAAACAAGTTCCTCTCCAAGGTGCTCAACAAAGGTGATGTGTTTGTCTTCCCCGTGGGGCTCATTCACTTTCAATTCAACCCCAACCCCCACCAGCCCGCCGTTGCCATTGCCGCGCTCAGCAGCCAGAACCCAGGGGCTATCACAATTGCCAATGCTGTTTTTGGGTCAGACCCAACAATATCAGATGATGTTCTTGCCAAGGCGTTTCAGGTGGAAAAGAATACAATAGATTGGCTCCAGGCTCAGTTCTGGGAGAACAACCAAAACTAA